A section of the Humulus lupulus chromosome 2, drHumLupu1.1, whole genome shotgun sequence genome encodes:
- the LOC133816264 gene encoding uncharacterized protein LOC133816264 produces MGIRTDLAPEQKGKRTYLPPACFTLSREEKKVVCKSFAEMKVPDGYSSNIQNLVSMGDLRLMGMKSHDCHMLMQQLLLIAIRSVLPKKVRDCLTNVCIFFNHLCGKELEMKKLDELHYKIVETLCNLEMFFPPSFFDIMIHLMVHLVREAKLCGPVWARWMYPFERSMKVLKSYVRNHYRPEASMVECYISEEAVEFCSEYMSGVEAIGISKP; encoded by the coding sequence atgggtatacgaactgatttagcacctgaacagaaaggtaaacgcacatatttacctcctgcttgtttcacgttgtccagagaagagaaaaaagttgtatgtaaatcatttgcagagatgaaagtgcctgatggctattcatccaacattcaaaacttggtatccatgggagatttgaggctgatgggtatgaaatcacatgactgtcatatgttgatgcaacaattacttctgattgctattcggtcagtattaccgaaaaaagttcgagattgtttaacgaatgtttgcatattcttcaatcatttatgcggaaaagaattagaaatgaaaaaattggatgaatTGCATTataagatagtggaaactctatgcaaccttgaaatgttttttccgccatcattctttgacattatgattcatttaatggttcatctagtaagggaagccaagttgtgtggaccagtttgggcgagatggatgtatccatttgaaagaagtatgaaggtgttgaaaagttatgtgcgtaatcattatcgtcctgaagctagtatggttgaatgttatatatcggaagaggcagtagaattttgctcagaatacatgagtggggttgaagcaatcggaatcagcaaaccatga
- the LOC133816266 gene encoding uncharacterized protein LOC133816266: MLVLVMMRGMTIILDPLKNHKSPPIITEVMEKAYAQCLENEYIGTFTKLVRGSCPKQPESHECGYYVLRYIYDLVNAPNPAEVIKKKWFDKKQFNVKEDLLPLQSDWLARLMPFVYEI; the protein is encoded by the exons atgttggtgctcgtgatgatgcgggggatgaccataattttggaccctttaaaaaatcataaatctccaccaataattacggaggttatggaaaa agcatacgcacaatgtttggaaaatgaatacatcggcacatttacaaaattggtgagaggttcttgtccaaaacaacctgaaagtcatgaatgtggttattatgtactaagatacatttatgatcttgtaaatgcaccgaatccagcagaagttatcaagaagaaa tggtttgacaaaaagcaattcaatgtcaaagaggatctactaccactacaaagtgattggttagctagattaatgccatttgtttatgaaatctaa